The Anastrepha obliqua isolate idAnaObli1 chromosome 5, idAnaObli1_1.0, whole genome shotgun sequence DNA window tggctgttcttgaatgctTTCGGGTTGCTCCTCAGCCCAAAATATGGCAAttgtgcttattgacgtagtcattatgccaaaaatgggcctcatcgctgaacatcaTAAGTCGGCCTGAGCACGCGATGAATACTTcgcacagagcgtcgattttgtATGATcagtaaacgttgttgaggtgtAAGCCTTTCCATGACGAAATGTTAATGAATactcaaaaaattatacatttactGCAGTTTGACAGTAATCACGCGTGATCTATTAAAAacccgtttccacgacagtcggttctacgttaccgaaacgacccggatttatatcaggCCAAGgacacttcagcagcattccccgtatgtaagtatggagaatgtttttgctgctacaacaacatctATCAAAAACCCTTATTGAataaagtacctccaatctgatcaccctttgtcATAGTTTAACCTCGATGCTACACAATTGTTAAACCATTCAGCTAACCAACGCTTTTCCAAAAGTAACACTCAGGCCTGTTCTGCATTCCGAATCCAATTGAAAAGTTAATCGTGTTGATTTTTGCAATTCCGAGCAAGATCGAATACATCCTTTCCATTTCAACGAGTCAGAAGCAAAATACTTGAGTCCAGAAAATATGATCAGAGTCATAATAACAAAGGAAGTACACTTCAAGCCTCAGAAAATAATACAGTAAGATTTTGCAaaattcttatattattttttatatgcgaAAATTCACCGAAACTTTCTAAAAACCCAAAGTTAGATTAGTGTGGCTTTGTTTTAGATCGCTAATTTTGGAAAGAGCCCCTCTCGAAATTTCTGGTAAGTTAACTTGGGTAAACATAAAGCACTTTTATTTCATGCCATGCCGCGATAAatcattattaaattaaaatcatcatttaatatattttaacagaataaattaaaaaaactattacaaATACAATTCACATGGCACTtatgtaaacaatttttgagtaaagtttttctgcaattatataaaaataataacataaaacaTAAATGAAAGCTGAAgcggtgtaaattttttataacaaatacaATACCTcagttataaaaaaatccatttaatAAATACACCGTTATGTACAAAATGCACGATATACACAATAAAATGCCTACTCAGCAACGTCCTCGAACAAATACGCACGAAATAGGAGACCCAAAGCGCCCTCTTTACTTCTGACTACGACCATAGACTGCCACGCTGCAAGGAGAAAAGCGCAGTGAGTGTAattagtgaaatattttctctttcattTGCCCATATAAATCGCTAACCGATAAACGCAGGTGTATTCCAGATGTCCATGATTCGACTTGAACTTGAAACGCATGTAAAGATATTTATTCTCACACTTCACTGCGAAATTTTGCGTAAGTGGTTGTtgatttgtataagtatatTCTCCCATTTTGAATTCCTTCCAGGAAGTGGCCATGATGCCCTGTAAAAATGTAATAgcattaaaaatttgatatgaaattATTTCGGCAAAACTATTTTTGCGAGTAATTCTAGCGAAATGCGTTATTTTCTAAATCTCGCTGCATACTTTTAGGCCACAACCACAAAATACATCGATCTGACTAACTTTAAAAATTCACCTTTCTTTGTAGAACACGCAATATTTTTCGTAGCAGATATTCTTCAAAATTACTTatctttacaaaaacaaaactcacaTAAACTTCAAAGTCCTTCGGCGCACTCGTTGTGTCATTGTTGGGCGCATTCCCTTTGCAAAGGTGCTCCAACTCAAAACTCTCCACGTATATCTGCGtgtgaattaaaaatattttaatcaccATTAGTTACACAAACACACGGAACTCGTATTGCATACCGCCTGCGCCAATTTAATGGTGACTACCGCATTGACTCGCTTGAAAGCGAAGCAATTACCCGGCTCCATGCCTGGCTTTAACATATTTATGGGCGGATTCGCGCTGTATTTTAACCCCAGCGCCGTTCTCACCACATTTCCACCATCAATCGGCTCCGCTTTCACATCTAGCACCTTTGCGCCCAACTCCTCCGCCGCATAGTTGACACGTGCTGGCATTGAACGTTCCATTAGCGCACCCTCACCACCCTCGGCCGTGCTCTGTGCAGACCCCGTTGAACGTCCCATACACTCGCTGAGTCGTAATTGTTTTTTCATCGCATACAAATCATCCCAGATACCGGCAAGGCGTTTCTTCAAAATGCCATCAACGATTTCATTTAAATGCTTTGTGTCACCCTGTCCTGGCACGGTATGCAGCACAACATGCTAAGGGGCAGGAGGTAGAGAGGAAGAAGCGGTAGGGAGGTCATTATTTTTACAGTGGTTCTCACAATTACACACTCACCGCAATCTCATCCACATCCTCGCGCAGTCGGCTGAGTTTCCGATTGTTTTCCAAATTGCTCGAAACTAGTATGTAGATGAAGAAGGTAATTAGTAATGTCGATATCAAATAGCAAATGCAAACTCGTGTGCGACTCGGTTCCATCGCCTGTGTATTCGCagtagaaaacaacaaaatgtgtGTTTTTGAAGTTTACATTATTTCTTTGGCGAtagtcaaattttaaaaaaatttgaagggtaaaatttgattgttttgtgtatttgtttGGGTAGCGTAAAAAAGGAGGCATTCACAATGGAGACCTACTGGTAGAATTCAAAATGCGATGGGTGTGAAAGTTTGCAATCgggtttaaaatattatatagtttttaataacaaaatcgaTAAATTTCTAGCAGAAAACTCGATCTCGGATgaataaatattgaatatttcggTTTCACAAAGCTTCGAAACGTAATAGTTCAAAAATAGTATACGTTCTTGAGACAAATagaatatacagggtttgattgaaaagtaatgagtcttattttttttaagcagttttattaaaccttttggcttatacaactaatattcttcaaaataggacccttgagcgtcaatacaccgctggtagcggtccttccactgcaggaaacattttttaaactcaaccgccggaatcgcgttcaattcggcagtcacagttttttgaatcgcctcgatggagtcgaaacgcctccccttcagtttTCTTTTCAAGCGCGGgagcaagaagaagtccggaggggacaggtctgggctgtagggagggtggggaagcaccggaacccccaacttggccggcgcattgtcgtgatgaagggtccaattgttgacgaggtcgggccgaacccggacgacgcggtttttcagacgaaggagcacttctttgtaaaatgccgcgtttacagtgcttcctggaggtacaagtTCCTGTATTCGATCGAGTAACGCTGCTCCAACGATCACTGCATTTTCTCCACTGctaaatcctaacacacttttaaaacagctttcacgcgcggagcgctGCTGAATGcgccgctgttgccagcgaactgggaccggtttctagtggaaggggaaggcccgacgatcattttcccctaccagccgattcggttgatcgcttggcagacgctccgcgcgggaaggctcattacttttctaTCAAACTCTGTATGGCAAGAAAAGGGCGCGGAGGCGCTAATTGGATTATTggtgaatcaccacttcaaccaaccaaccatccaagaaaattttttcaacggTATAAAATCATTATATTTATGAAAGGAGGGAACCCTGGGGGAATTACATAGAGAAATACAAAACATCGCACCACACCACAGTCAACGCTTGCATGGCCTTTCAATGGCAAAGATTCTCACTCATCTATAGCAAACAATGAACTTTCCCAACTACGATTTGATTAAAGcgtgaatttattaaaaactttagaaGGAATGTATGTGATTGTGTATATAGTAATTTATTTGCCTTGCTTTGCTATGCCTttttaagtatatatttttaactatgcatttttatttttattataagttgTCATGCCTTAGCGCCAACGCGTAAATATCAAACGCATtagaatacttaaaaaaaattaaaaaaaaaaaacaagaaacataaaaaagaaattaaattcagtgattttcaaaaatgttggtCTTTAACATTAAACGCACTAATTAACGCTATCCATCGTACATACGTATTAGGTATTCATATTTTCTACACTGCATCtctctaaatacatacatacatacatctaagtGAACTATGCAATGCCGAATTGTGTGCTGCAGAGATTTTGGTTGTGGACAGAGCTCCTTGCTTTCCATATAGGGGCGCGCATGCACTGCTACGCAcatactacaataaatttaCGGTACATACATCCATGTATATGCTTTAGCTGCATGAATGTGAACTATTTAATATTCGCTTGATGCAGGTGAATGAGTGCAAAATTACAACATCCTAAATGCTATCGACtaatttgtattatatatttatatcatattttgttgtttgcttCAACATATAAAGTttgagtatataaatataatggtgtataatatatatgtaaatatatataatatatagataaaggaataaattaattttacatgCAACGTTTTGCAGTGCGCTTGAGCAAACGCTGCCTCAACAGAACAAACGCTAAACAATCGAGTTGCCATATTTGCTAtgcctacatacaaacatatcagTTAATCTGTGTAAGTTGCGTTATGTTGGTAGATTACTTGACGTTTATATGTCATATGTTTAATAATTACTAGTAAGTAATACATAATTAAGTTTACTtccgtttgtttttgttacttcATTTTGATATTAATAATTCTATATACTCGTAGTTCTGTGTTTGAGTTTTAATATTGCATTCGTTTATGCATAACAACATCAATTTGTATATGCGTATGATTATGTGTGATTATTGTTGCCTTCGTTTGCGCATGAAATAACtcatagtataattttttttgttttttttttttttgttttttgtttttatgcttgAACGTAATGTATAAAACAGCCATGCAAATCGCAGTTTTTAAGTGTAGCAAATTTAAGATTTTCTTGTAAGCCTTAAAACTCCAGCAGGATAGTACTGTGGTATCATTATATATTCAGGCAGTGCCCGTCGTTGTGAGCAACGTTGCTGCGCCTGCCGTATGATATTGGCAATTTTGCctgtacaaaaaagaaaaattattattattattatttattagaataatataaaatattacactaacttaaaaacaaaaaaaagcgcaGATTAGCTGCTTGGGACTTCGGTGCTTGGTAATTATAAGGTTATGTTTAAGTTATAAGGTGTAGGATAAATGACAATTTTACAAGCTTTCAATTAGGCCAAgaggttacatgggtttcgtggcttcgaaaaatcgatattttttttggcttattaatttctacaacatctcaggaatattatcctaaatttttaaGTCGATCccaataatagtttcggagatacagccttcggaatgtgtgcgctccaagccacttttattgttactcaaaactttaaacgcgtttttctcgaaaccgtgttttcaaagtcggttgtcaaattttctcgaaaactactcaaccgatcctgaTGAAATTTAACATAGGTGTTCAAGATACAATtcactcgtgcttgaacgaaggattttgtttttttttcaattacaactactaaaaaaaaacatgtcaagcaaatttgacagaaagtttcatttttttgcaaaaatgtctgccaaaattccaatttttactttttttttctttccttcgttcaagcacgagtttatggtcttaactaaagcacttatttttgttttttcatatttgatgaGCCTgccaggagttatgctgacaacgcggacgcaccttttgctcgaggggtcaccggtaatgacgtcacaatggaggagttataaatttttttgaaaatttcagaaattattctttaaatatgtatctataagatagaaaaaagtttgaattaaataaataatgttttatatagaaaaaaaaatattgaaagtaggctttttttttacccgacgaaacccaagtaaccccttaataaagtTACATATTTTAATGACATTCTCTGTTGtggtatttttcaaaagttcagAGGGGTTTTTGGAACCAAAGATAGGTACACgtttagtatttaaatttgcacagATGTCTATTATGTGTATAAGGTTAAGTTGATCGTTACAGAGAGGACATGTGGGAGGAGACGtggatagaagaaggtgttCATGGGCTAGCTTAGAGTGACCGATCCTTAAACGTACGAATACAGAAATTTGATTCCTTGATAATGTGGATGCATATATTGCTTTTTCACACTCTGGGTTAAAAGCTATATACGGGTCCCTGAATTGCGCCCACGatgcatatt harbors:
- the LOC129248182 gene encoding SUN domain-containing protein 3, coding for MEPSRTRVCICYLISTLLITFFIYILVSSNLENNRKLSRLREDVDEIAHVVLHTVPGQGDTKHLNEIVDGILKKRLAGIWDDLYAMKKQLRLSECMGRSTGSAQSTAEGGEGALMERSMPARVNYAAEELGAKVLDVKAEPIDGGNVVRTALGLKYSANPPINMLKPGMEPGNCFAFKRVNAVVTIKLAQAIYVESFELEHLCKGNAPNNDTTSAPKDFEVYGIMATSWKEFKMGEYTYTNQQPLTQNFAVKCENKYLYMRFKFKSNHGHLEYTCVYRVAVYGRSQK